One Candidatus Bathyarchaeota archaeon DNA window includes the following coding sequences:
- a CDS encoding MBL fold metallo-hydrolase — protein sequence MLEIAEGVFQLEIPIRRNTQRKTYSYLFKDAGTLIDTGIQNEAAFDALVAQLSNLSLEISDIHKIFVTHMHMDHVGLISRIQEKTSVTVVALKEADDVLRQWKNTLETAFEDTQIEISTWGGNKFLEDYHKYEHVFRRPRWKLKIDEKLADRECFYIDTHYLQAFWTPGHAREHLCLYDAEKEIFFSGDHVLPNITSHISHHIKFEGDPLKDYLKSLYKIRDLPTKTVLPGHERIFHDLAGRVSSLMTHHEGRCEDIIAALKGGAETVFGVSSVISWNSRPWNEMQFWTKRMAAAETYAHLIYLRNQERAEERIRDGVLVYAAS from the coding sequence ATGCTAGAGATAGCAGAGGGAGTTTTTCAACTAGAGATACCAATTCGGCGTAACACCCAGAGGAAAACGTATTCTTATCTATTCAAGGACGCAGGAACCCTCATTGACACGGGCATCCAAAATGAGGCTGCATTTGATGCCCTTGTAGCACAACTCTCGAACCTATCCCTTGAAATCTCGGATATTCATAAAATATTTGTTACCCATATGCACATGGATCATGTTGGCCTTATCAGCAGGATCCAGGAAAAGACCTCTGTCACTGTTGTCGCTCTCAAAGAGGCGGATGATGTTCTACGCCAGTGGAAGAATACCCTAGAAACGGCTTTTGAAGATACCCAGATAGAGATCTCTACATGGGGGGGCAACAAGTTCCTCGAAGACTACCACAAGTACGAGCATGTTTTCAGGCGTCCCCGCTGGAAACTTAAGATTGATGAGAAACTGGCTGATAGAGAATGCTTCTATATTGACACCCATTATTTACAGGCATTCTGGACGCCAGGGCATGCCAGGGAGCACCTATGCCTTTATGACGCGGAGAAAGAGATCTTTTTCTCTGGGGATCACGTTCTTCCAAACATCACCTCTCATATAAGCCATCATATCAAATTTGAAGGAGACCCCCTCAAAGACTATTTAAAATCACTCTATAAGATTAGAGACCTTCCGACAAAAACGGTGCTCCCGGGACATGAGAGGATTTTCCATGATCTCGCGGGGCGGGTCTCCTCCCTAATGACTCATCATGAGGGACGTTGCGAGGATATCATTGCCGCGCTAAAGGGGGGTGCTGAGACGGTCTTCGGGGTATCATCTGTTATCTCATGGAATAGCAGGCCCTGGAACGAGATGCAATTCTGGACCAAGAGGATGGCAGCTGCGGAGACATATGCCCATCTTATCTATCTTAGGAATCAGGAGAGGGCGGAAGAAAGAATCCGGGACGGCGTTCTAGTTTACGCGGCTAGCTAA
- the cysS gene encoding cysteine--tRNA ligase yields MSKENQKDLQFYNTFTRSKKPFKSLEPGKVRMYVCGPTVYSDPHIGNFRTFTVGDIIRRWLEYRGYNVFHVMNITDIDDKTIRDSGEEGVSLEKFTERYTESFLRGLDLMNIKRAHVYPKATEYTPLMVDFVTELVKKRVAYVAKDGVYFDINKFPHYGKLSGINISEVEKTERMSVDEYGKENVNDFALWKNSTPEEYERGIYYDSPWGPGRPGWHIECSVMSRSLCGDSIDIHAGGEDLVFPHHENEIAQSESLTGKEFVRNWIHARFLMINGHKMSKSLGNYVSFDEVLSKYTVNAFRYFYLSVHYRRPLDYTEKAMEVAQNSVNRLENTLDLIEDALRKKDKDLSYGEREKGFLKAIETQRLSFEAAMDDDLDTHRAIDTIHALSGSINEYISGPTNKGILLKGEAVFKELLDALGLFIKRGRGGDDLSEKLIGIITEVREKLRAEKNYTMADVVRDLMDKAGVFLADTNEGTSWKIKRG; encoded by the coding sequence TTGTCCAAGGAAAACCAAAAAGATCTTCAATTTTATAATACCTTCACGCGGTCAAAAAAACCATTCAAGTCTTTAGAACCTGGGAAGGTAAGAATGTACGTCTGTGGCCCTACGGTCTATAGCGATCCACACATCGGAAATTTCCGTACCTTTACTGTTGGAGATATTATACGTAGATGGCTAGAGTACAGGGGCTACAATGTATTCCACGTGATGAATATAACTGATATTGATGATAAGACCATCAGAGACTCCGGGGAAGAAGGAGTGAGTCTCGAAAAGTTCACAGAGAGGTACACGGAGTCATTCCTCAGGGGATTAGACCTAATGAATATCAAAAGGGCCCATGTCTACCCGAAAGCCACGGAATACACACCCCTAATGGTTGATTTCGTGACGGAACTCGTGAAAAAGAGAGTTGCATATGTCGCGAAGGATGGGGTCTATTTTGATATCAATAAGTTCCCGCATTATGGGAAGCTCAGCGGGATAAATATCTCCGAAGTTGAAAAGACAGAGAGGATGTCTGTGGACGAGTACGGAAAAGAGAATGTTAACGACTTTGCCCTCTGGAAAAACTCGACCCCCGAAGAGTATGAGAGGGGAATCTATTACGATTCTCCTTGGGGTCCGGGGAGACCAGGGTGGCACATAGAGTGCAGTGTTATGAGCAGAAGTCTATGCGGTGATAGCATTGACATCCACGCTGGAGGGGAGGACCTTGTGTTTCCCCACCACGAAAACGAAATCGCGCAGAGCGAAAGCCTCACCGGAAAAGAGTTTGTGAGGAACTGGATCCATGCCCGCTTCCTAATGATCAATGGACACAAGATGTCTAAGAGCCTTGGAAACTACGTAAGCTTCGACGAGGTCCTTTCAAAGTATACTGTAAACGCCTTCCGCTACTTTTACCTTAGCGTTCATTACAGGAGACCCCTCGATTATACCGAGAAGGCCATGGAGGTGGCCCAGAACTCCGTGAATCGGCTAGAGAATACGCTGGACCTCATCGAGGACGCCTTGCGGAAGAAGGATAAAGACCTCTCCTATGGGGAAAGAGAAAAAGGGTTCCTCAAAGCAATTGAAACCCAACGATTAAGCTTTGAGGCCGCTATGGATGATGACCTAGATACCCACAGGGCCATCGATACCATCCACGCCCTCTCAGGATCAATCAATGAATACATTTCGGGCCCCACAAACAAAGGTATTCTCCTCAAAGGTGAAGCGGTGTTTAAGGAGCTTCTAGATGCGCTGGGCCTCTTCATAAAGAGGGGGAGAGGCGGCGACGACCTCTCAGAAAAACTGATAGGAATAATTACGGAGGTTAGAGAGAAACTTCGAGCGGAGAAAAACTATACGATGGCAGATGTTGTTAGGGACCTTATGGACAAGGCGGGGGTGTTTCTAGCAGACACCAACGAGGGAACAAGCTGGAAGATTAAGAGAGGTTGA